A stretch of Pempheris klunzingeri isolate RE-2024b chromosome 19, fPemKlu1.hap1, whole genome shotgun sequence DNA encodes these proteins:
- the dab2 gene encoding disabled homolog 2 — protein MSAEVENSAPVPADPSVASPPTAPSSNSPPTSPATSKVPFKKEKKKVPEKTDEYLLGRFQGDGVRYKAKLIGIDDVPEARGDKMCQDSMMKLKGMAVAARSQGKHKQRIWVNISMSGIKIIDEKSGVIEHEHVVNKISFIARDVTDNRAFGYVCGAEGQHQFFAIKTAQQAEPLVIDLKDLFQVIFNMRKKEAEASQKSENGTAVVENGSDALLSMGSEVKTAQPVEQLDLFGAMSTPPDIQAPNDSNDILLLDFSAEVDSNQNCIKGNSFVTSCAPDRRASPQTENPFSSAFGYFPTPDADPFRDDPLCKSPSWSAPDNSQISLTTAYHPNSIAGNTTKTIINGGLNEDSEHLSEQINGLSSKTMILALSNGQWPLGGKITQGSTITMMDGNESGPVLSTKNPFFDPSLKAAPVSNGTTHHPQSPVTHSKDSVVINPPPQSSKAGRGRRSAKSTASDLFGAELFASPGQSEGSSSSGDLFNSTPANSAPSSIAALGNLQLGPPATTGIPAAGLWGASSAAPSMFQMPGVLGVPGVPGVPGPRPAFPQPSAFGGLPIPPMAWGQQMPSQFVNPPLSPPHIFPPPPGSVGAPGWGQPTTSNPFQPGAFPGMVDQHGPSRPPPRPPAKEASPKVENSAFTALDPLGDKERKTGKDMFKDFQLAKPPAIPARKGELGPATAPSCNEAGAFDQYFTSKVGLAQDSADHDDFEIKQMSASVNDLPKPAPAAAPAPSFNPGLLDAAFSSPTPNNSALAQGQGLNQDMFDKAFGAPNSSPFGVQPVTMQTPAVAQNSGSTAAFGDSFGNPFA, from the exons ATGTCCGCAGAGGTGGAGAACAGCGCGCCCGTCCCTGCCGATCCCAGCGTCGCGTCCCCACCTACAGCACCATCCTCCAACAGCCCTCCCACCTCCCCTGCCACATCCAAGGTCCCATtcaagaaagagaagaagaaag TCCCAGAGAAGACAGATGAGTACCTGCTGGGCAGGTTTCAAGGGGATGGCGTGAGGTACAAGGCCAAGCTGATAGGCATCGATGATGTTCCAGAGGCCAGAGGAGACAAGATGTGCCAGGACTCTATGATGAAACTTAAG GGTATGGCAGTAGCTGCTCGGTCCCaaggcaaacacaaacagaggatCTGGGTCAACATTTCCATGTCAGGCATCAAGATCATTGATGAGAAATCAGGA GTGATCGAACACGAGCATGTGGTGAATAAGATCTCCTTCATCGCCAGAGATGTAACAGATAACAGGGCGTTTGGATATGTGTGCGGAGCAGAGGGGCAGCACCAGTTCTTCGCCATAAAGACTGCACAACAG GCAGAGCCCCTGGTCATTGACCTGAAAGATCTCTTCCAGGTCATCTTCAACATGAggaagaaagaggcagaggcCTCACAGAAG AGCGAAAATGGCACCGCCGTAGTTGAG AATGGAAGCGATGCCTTGCTCAGTATGGGCAGTGAAGTAAAAACTGCTCAA CCAGTGGAGCAGCTTGACCTTTTTGGAGCCATGTCGACCCCCCCAGACATTCAGGCTCCAAAT GACTCTAATGATATTCTCTTGCTGGACTTTTCTGCTGAAGTTGACAGCAATCAGAATTGCATAAAGGGAAACTCCTTTGTAACTTCCTGTGCCCCTGACCGTAGGGCATCTCCCCAGACAGAGAATCCCTTTTCCTCAGCATTTGGCTACTTTCCAACCCCAGACGCTGACCCTTTCAGAGACGACCCCCTTTGCAAATCACCCTCTTGGTCGGCACCCGATAATTCGCAGATCTCCCTCACAACCGCTTATCACCCAAACAGCATTGCTGGCAACACTACTAAGACAATTATTAACGGTGGTTTGAATGAAGACTCTGAACACCTCAGTGAGCAGATAAATGGGTTATCCAGTAAGACCATGATCCTCGCTCTCAGTAACGGACAGTGGCCACTAGGGGGCAAAATAACTCAGGGCAGCACAATAACAATGATGGATGGGAATGAATCTGGACCAGTTCTCTCAACAAAAAACCCATTTTTTGACCCGTCTTTGAAAGCTGCGCCTGTCTCTAACGGCACAACTCATCACCCACAATCCCCAGTGACTCATAGCAAGGACTCAGTAGTCATAAACCCGCCTCCACAGAGCTCTAAGGCCGGACGAGGTCGAAGGAGTGCAAAG TCTACAGCAAGTGACCTGTTTGGAGCAGAGCTGTTTGCTTCTCCTGGTCAATCTGAAGGATCATCTTCTTCGGGTGACCTTTTTAACAGTACACCTGCCAACTCCGCTCCGTCCTCCATAGCTGCTTTGG GGAATCTTCAGTTAGGTCCTCCAGCCACCACAGGTATCCCCGCTGCAGGCTTGTGGGGAGCCTCCTCCGCTGCACCCTCCATGTTCCAAATGCCAGGAGTACTAGGAGTACCAGGAGTGCCAGGTGTGCCAGGCCCAAGGCCAGCCTTCCCACAGCCGTCTGCCTTTGGTGGTCTACCCATACCACCGATGGCCTGGGGCCAGCAAATGCCCTCTCAGTTTGTAAACCCACCGTTATCCCCACCCCACATCTTTCCTCCGCCGCCTGGGTCAGTTGGTGCTCCAGGCTGGGGTCAGCCTACCACAAGCAATCCTTTCCAGCCTGGCGCATTCCCTGGAATGGTTGACCAGCATGGCCCATCACGCCCCCCCCCAAGGCCACCTGCTAAGGAGGCTTCTCCAAAGGTAGAGAACAGTGCCTTCACAGCTTTGGACCCCCTtggagataaagagaggaagactgGAAAGGATATGTTCAAGGACTTCCAGCTCGCCAAACCCCCTGCCATCCCAGCAAGGAAAGGGGAACTAGGGCCTGCTACAGCCCCCAGCTGCAACGAAGCCGGGGCATTTGATCAGTACTTTACCAGTAAAGTGGGCCTGGCTCAGGATTCTGCAGATCATGATGACTttgaaatcaaacaaatgtCAGCAAGTGTTAATG ATCTTCCTAAAccagctccagctgcagcccCAGCTCCAAGCTTTAACCCCGGCCTCCTCGATGCCGCCTTCTCTTCTCCAACTCCAAACAATTCAGCACTAGCCCAGGGACAAGGCCTCAATCAGGACATGTTTGATAAAGCATTTGGGGCCCCAAATTCCAGTCCGTTTGGAGTGCAGCCTGTAACTATG cAGACTCCTGCTGTTGCTCAGAATTCTGGTTCAACAGCTGCCTTTGGGGATTCCTTTGGAAACCCATTTGCTTGA
- the LOC139218959 gene encoding transcription factor TFIIIB component B'' homolog: MFRRSRFSIRPNVNTAGRTAATPQEAPSVNQEASESSPSTALPDKSIVTPSEKPAAPGDCNDQNGEGTSSSAALQRRKRFSIKPKVAPGRPSTLARTPKSPVKAVSEKPVEAPGSDHDKPTTSSQSGATGRPQGLQSPRRRRPSEESKQPKLQPKPTLTSSDSLGPSAVPPAEASPEQPDKSGKEFESTSGSQVKEVPSRPSDKVPPSLPIKEAIAISEKARTLVSSKNEVSLSPPAFSLSRLLNDPSDLQRLAKAQKLRELLKQELHKEKKSKKAKARVKEYSLDPAKMTMRDLIRYLPVSNPMTSSLEYSAQENETVVPPSPGREESPERAQEPEVLPKVASSGEDAGEDAGEDAGEDAGEDQDEALMVPQVKVAEDGSLILDEESLTVEVQRAKGPNTVQDRDPIFERGSTTTYSSFRKGNYSKPWSSEETDMFFLAISMVGTDFSMICQLFPYRARSEIKNKFKKEERINSWRIDKAFRERRKLDIEYFSKLLEKILEVQKNRKKLKSLAEKNSPKKHKRKAKGKKAERKLSDVEEEDEEEEKQIPDLEEKEGEKENEDLCNEGAAAVSKPKRKGKRKNKQDASTEEPNGKKNKTGEKSNEQDEASIPEDAEAALPEDRTNPDMSEKTENENAAKDTAIKPAKLSRGRAPKPLLPLGRKWGKKLPPPPTKAKDTPSDEGDKSVSDGASKEQENKDASPSKQANKKSANDDISSEDEDATVQPPRPTRYGRVPKPTKPLTYPAKEDASETTPASPAGSSASAARPKPKCTAKRGRSSKSQVAPEPKKPKLVTLRASQSDYSDDENEKQWEEEEMEEGQHPACSSSKDSNAPVFVPANLRSPQPVNSEVETTMEELDILASMTDVLNISQDASCERAQNETDTAEACEHQLDLLVDVIDFLSSEHTEVSEDQSYNEAAQTLLTIGNLAHLSQPAQNQIPTQDHITGTTSLSVNEITQDLLEETESKPAAQEENSATPLMSASRGHEIAETSETVVTAELKNSTTDRGDVPAVKTSDQITGSDIDPTTQLQSSTESSKTNSTQPRRGRLSKVKPKPNLGQASRTAQSKSQSETSTAGTAKESHAAAPDLSQATETLPAAEEIPEIADCCQNLLKDEISCIEVKVTEESSDSQERSVDQEQSSAPPSDQSCSKSQGHCSSAAQFEPLTLESAVTELKAGQETNIDLSPVQVSSDHPSSSLCVSSVDDLPVGQTEQSEGASTRQARKSRFQRVKPKPNLVRTSKAVHSKPETTKDNEEKDSNPIPNTELHEKTIIKVEADSICTTSPASDLIPSLNVGSIVTPTEEVSTSEEKKADIGVVAQVESGAVTSDQSASESQNVSEVQFEPSREEATRDTRPTSESTDEKLMSHVGTPESSCSNLLTSDSAVTGSQESNTDSVPVQESSNHPAVCAAPAEQSSASQKEESKVASTCKARRGRIQKVKPNLPQTSRTVRSRPQTTKDPVTHTQLVEKPFSVTSVPESMDTTMAEVEAQPTGSTTPPENTASASASEPSLELDSAHKPTEELSSTEMTDVGSKQDSNSEGSERNVPQKRQRFARVKPKPNLGSSTRTTQTKLQSNDIGEPSEQCHMDTSTSVTLELAESNNAQTELKHSERDSKHPTSACCSPHTELLSSTKLEPAETEESLDSTKGTSSDGVVMATPQVAENQSMLTDSVLENESSEKGSVEGESTGEKTPHYDKVEAGPASQWDCKQNVSIRTTKTNIQLTDDPTAVSGVQSVDDGSTESKVRSILPTNTQPSPDPKESTQQPRSEYDSEEQSQDVVQQCSETNQTVDQSTDDNHPEKTDSSKSSRKPPQTRRGRLVKPTPNLRRSSQPPQSRQIKNTKQAEADSGTCSENKDVSVSHKPESELQPDKQEPVEGAVEQRSNQSSSPNEAGSSQGCLTQVIELTQHDFPSNVTGSSLGYETQVPDNSTKFSSQSQEASTSCIGGTQRLSISPDMLPVQVPSDPDEPFFILSLTEIPVCSSGEVADSACAPLPYLPAADASIQQHSSDPGECLAAVGDGPLVNVTVPVSVEESKNVKDTEPDPATLKCSIMSPVDPHESTTVRPPKSPETVENEVEVLPSKQRLMGSGRRAKLQVKPKTTMKKQASKTLAAEESVSIQIDTTEDSELPGPSVQPKALDEVVTELQKGSGGDVDIEKDPEDSISGAQTQSRRASRRNRNPKGSLSVLSGTNNTAQVSDSPAGKASSKRPKFKTPHAAGKRSTPAPVASASHDAAPTPGPTQPPEETLSTFSTTSQTQTEVDVEQTAERSRLRSDPNPKTSAYAAEVSAFQQNDGVESSSIEDEPTSVCQYFLSDIFTEVEEG, encoded by the exons ATGTTTCGTCGGTCAAGATTTAGTATCCGGCCCAATGTCAACACAGCAGggagaacagcagcaacacctcAGGAAGCCCCCTCAGTAAATCAGGAGGCCAGTGAGAGCAGCCCATCTACTGCTCTGCCAGATAAGTCTATTGTGACCCCATCAGAAAAACCTGCAGCCCCAGG GGATTGTAATGACCAAAATGGGGAAGGTACcagctcctcagcagctctCCAGAGGAGGAAGCGGTTTTCTATCAAGCCCAAAGTGGCCCCAGGCCGCCCGTCCACGCTTGCTCGGACGCCAAAGTCTCCTGTCAAGGCAGTCTCTGAAAAGCCTGTTGAAGCCCCTGGCTCAGACCATGACAAGCCAACAACGTCCAGTCAGAGTGGAGCTACAGGGCGCCCTCAGGGGCTCCAGTCCCCAAGGCGAAGGAGGCCTTCAGAAGAGAGCAAGCAGCCCAAACTGCAACCTAAACCCACCCTCACCTCTTCTGACAGTTTAGGACCTTCAGCTGTTCCGCCAGCCGAAGCTTCGCCAGAACAGCCGGACAAAAGTGGCAAAGAGTTCGAAAGCACGTCAGGCAGTCAAGTCAAAGAAGTTCCTTCTAGACCATCAGACAAAGTCCCCCCGTCATTACCAATTAAAGAAGCTATTGCGATATCAGAGAAAGCCAGGACTCTAGTGTCATCTAAGAATGAGGTTTCACTGTCACCACCGGCGTTCTCCTTGAGTAGACTCCTGAATGACCCATCAGACTTACAGAGGCTTGCAAAGGCCCAAAAGCTCAGGGAGCTGCTCAAACAGGAGCTGCACAAAGAAAAG AAAAGCAAGAAAGCTAAGGCACGTGTAAAGGAATATTCTTTAGATCCTGCCAAAATGACCATGCGGGACCTTATCCGTTACCTACCAGTGTCCAACCCCATGAC ATCTAGTTTAGAATACTCAGCTCAGGAGAATGAGACAGTGGTCCCACCTTCTCCAGGAAGAGAAGA GTCACCAGAGAGAGCCCAGGAACCTGAGGTCCTCCCTAAAGTGGCAAGCTCAGGGGAGGATGCTGGGGAGGATGCTGGGGAGGATGCTGGGGAGGATGCAGGGGAGGAT caggatgAAGCGCTCATGGTTCCTCAGGTCAAAGTGGCAGAGGATGGCTCACTGATCCTTGATGAAGAAAG CTTGACAGTGGAAGTCCAGCGAGCCAAAGGGCCAAACACAGTACAGGATCGAGACCCCATCTTTGAGCGTGGCTCCACTACAACTTACTCAAGCTTCAGGAAAGGGAACTATTCGAAACCCTGGTCCAGTGAAG agaCGGACATGTTCTTCCTGGCAATTAGCATGGTGGGGACAGACTTTTCTATGATTTGTCAGCTGTTTCCTTACAGAGCTCGATCAGAGATAAAG AACAAATTCAAAAAGGAAGAGCGAATTAATTCCTGGAGGATTGACAAAGCTTTCA GAGAGAGACGCAAACTGGACATAGAGTATTTTTCTAAGCTGCTAGAGAAGATTCTGGAGGttcaaaaaaacagaaagaaactcAAGTCTCTTGCTGAGAAGAACTCCCCCAAGAAACACAAGAGAAAGGCAAAGG GCAAAAAAGCTGAAAGGAAGCTGAGTGAtgtggaagaggaagatgaggaagaggagaaacaaatTCCTGATttggaggaaaaggagggagagaaagagaacgaGGACCTCTGTAATGAGGGTGCAGCCGCAGTTTCTAAGCCAAAGAGGAAAGGCAAAAGAAAGAATAAACAGGATGCCTCGACCGAGGAACCAAAtggcaagaaaaacaaaacgggTGAAAAAAGTAATGAACAAG ATGAGGCCAGCATACCCGAAGACGCCGAGGCAGCTCTTCCTGAGGACCGTACAAATCCAGACAT GTCTGAGAAGACTGAGAATGAGAATGCAGCCAAGGACACAGCAATCAAGCCAGCTAAACTCTCACGAGGCAGAGCACCAAAGCCACTACTGCCTTTGGGCCGGAAGTGGGGTAAAAAgctaccaccaccacccacaaaGGCCAAAGATACTCCGTCAGATGAAGGAGACAAGAGTGTAAGTGATGGAGCCTCAAAAGAGCAG GAAAATAAAGACGCATCACCCTCAAAGCAAGCTAATAAGAAGTCAGCCAACGATGACATTTCCTCTGAAGACGAGGATGCCACCGTTCAACCTCCGAGACCTACCAG ATATGGGAGAGTGCCCAAACCCACCAAGCCCTTGACTTACCCTGCCAAAGAGGATGCATCAGAAACCACTCCCGCCTCACCAGCGGGCTCCAGTGCTTCTGCTGCCAGGCCGAAACCCAAATGCACAGCCAAGAGGGGCAGATCATCAAAGTCACAAGTAGCCCCAGAGCCCAAAAAGCCCAAACTCGTCACCCTGAGGGCTTCTCAGTCAGATTACAGTGATGATGAGAATGAAAAgcagtgggaggaagaggagatggaggaggggcAGCACCCTGCATGTAGCTCCAGCAAGGACAGCAATGCCCCTGTGTTTGTGCCTGCCAACCTGCGCTCCCCACAACCTGTGAATTCAGAAGTGGAAACGACTATGGAGGAG CTTGATATCTTGGCCAGTATGACTGATGTGTTGAACATCTCCCAAGATGCCTCTTGCGAGCGGGCACAAAATGAGACAGACACAGCTGAAGCCTGTGAACATCAGTTGGACCTCCTAGTT GATGTCATAGATTTCCTTtcctctgaacacacagaaG TATCTGAGGACCAGAGCTACAACGAAGCTGCTCAAACCCTGTTGACCATTGGAAACCTGGCTCACCTCTCTCAGCCAGCACAGAATCAGATACCTACACAAGATCACATAACAG GGACGACATCACTCAGTGTGAATGAAATCACCCAAGACCTATTAGAGGAGACTGAGTCAAAGCCTGCCGCACAAGAGGAAAACAGTGCCACTCCTCTTATGTCTGCAAGTCGTGGTCATGAGATCGCAGAAACATCAGAAACTGTTGTCACTGCGGAGttaaaaaacagcacaacagacAGGGGAGATGTGCCTGCTGTTAAAACCAGTGATCAGATCACTGGTTCTGATATAGATCCTACCACTCAATTGCAGTCAAGTACAGAGAGCTCAAAGACTAATTCCACACAACCCAGGAGAGGACGCTTATCCAAGGTAAAACCAAAACCTAACCTAGGCCAAGCCTCGAGGACTGCTCAGTCAAAATCCCAATCAGAGACATCAACAGCAGGGACAGCTAAAGAGAGCCACGCGGCTGCTCCTGACCTTTCTCAGGCCACTGAGACACTACCAGCTGCTGAAGAGATTCCCGAGATCGCAGACTGTTGTCAAAATTTGTTAAAAGATGAAATTTCATGTATTGAAGTCAAGGTTACGGAAGAGTCATCTGACAGTCAGGAAAGGTCAGTTGATCAAGAACAATCGAGTGCACCACCATCAGATCAGAGTTGCTCAAAAAGCCAAGGTCACTGCTCTTCCGCCGCTCAGTTTGAACCCCTGACACTTGAATCAGCAGTCACAGAATTAAAAGCTGGACAAGAAACAAACATTGACTTGTCCCCGGTCCAAGTAAGCAGCGACCatccttcttcttccctctgtgtttcGTCTGTAGACGATTTACCTGTCGGACAGACGGAACAAAGTGAAGGCGCATCTACTCGACAGGCCAGGAAGAGTCGATTCCAGAGAGTAAAGCCGAAACCCAACCTAGTTCGGACATCAAAAGCTGTACATTCTAAGCCCGAGACCACAAAAGACAATGAAGAAAAAGACTCCAACCCTATTCCAAACACCGAGCTCcatgaaaaaacaataataaaggTTGAAGCAGACTCAATTTGCACCACTTCTCCTGCTTCAGACTTGATACCATCATTGAATGTAGGCTCTATTGTTACACCCACAGAGGAAGTGTCTACATCTGAGGAGAAAAAGGCAGATATTGGAGTTGTTGCTCAGGTGGAATCAGGTGCAGTAACGTCAGATCAGAGTGCCTCAGAAAGCCAGAACGTCTCTGAAGTCCAGTTTGAACCCAGTAGGGAGGAGGCTACCAGAGACACAAGGCCAACGTCTGAGTCCACAGATGAAAAACTGATGTCTCATGTTGGAACACCAGAGAGTAGTTGTAGTAATCTGCTCACATCTGACTCAGCAGTCACAGGATCACAAGAGTCAAACACAGACTCAGTCCCTGTCCAAGAGAGCAGCAACCaccctgctgtgtgtgctgcacctGCCGAACAGTCATCTGCCAGTCAGAAAGAAGAGAGTAAGGTCGCATCTACTTGCAAGGCTAGGAGAGGTCGAATACAAAAAGTAAAACCCAATTTACCACAGACATCAAGAACTGTGCGGTCTAGACCTCAGACCACAAAAGaccctgtcacacacacacagcttgtggAGAAACCCTTCAGCGTCACTTCAGTGCCTGAATCCATGGACACCACAATGGCAGAGGTAGAAGCACAGCCAACTGGCAGCACCACCCCTCCAGAAAACactgcttcagcttcagcttcagaaCCATCACTGGAATTAGACTCTGCTCATAAACCCACAGAGGAATTATCTTCAACTGAGATGACAGATGTTGGAAGTAAACAAGACTCAAACTCAGAGGGCTCAGAACGAAATGTTCCTCAAAAAAGGCAACGCTTCGCCAGGGTCAAACCCAAACCCAATTTAGGATCATCCACTAGAACTACACAGACAAAACTGCAGTCAAATGATATTGGTGAACCCTCTGAACAGTGCCATATGGACACATCTACAAGTGTAACTTTGGAACTTGCTGAAAGTAACAATGCACAAACAGAACTGAAacactcagagagagacagcaagcACCCGACCTCAGCCTGTTGCTCACCGCATACAGAACTTCTCAGCTCAACAAAGTTAGaaccagcagagacagaggagtcATTAGACAGCACAAAGGGTACATCGTCTGATGGTGTCGTCATGGCAACACCACAGGTTGCAGAGAATCAGTCTATGCTGACAGACTCAGTTCTTGAAaatgagagcagtgaaaaaGGCTCGGTTGAAGGGGAGTCCACAGGGGAAAAAACGCCACATTATGACAAGGTGGAGGCTGGACCTGCTTCACAATGGGACTGCAAACAGAACGTGTCCATCAGAACTACAAAGACAAATATCCAATTAACAGATGATCCAACTGCAGTTTCAGGTGTCCAGTCTGTAGATGATGGTTCAACTGAGTCAAAAGTGAGATCTATACTCCCTACTAATACACAGCCCTCGCCAGATCCAAAAGAAAGCACTCAGCAGCCACGTTCAGAGTACGACTCTGAGGAGCAAAGTCAAGATGTTGTCCAGCAGTGTTCTGAAACTAATCAGACAGTGGACCAAAG CACTGATGATAATCACCCAGAGAAAACTGACTCTTCAAAGTCCTCAAGAAAACCACCTCAGACTCGACGAGGCCGGCTTGTTAAACCCACACCCAACCTGAGACGCAGCAGCCAACCTCCACAATCCCGACAGATCAAGAATACAAAACAAGCAGAAGCAG ATTCTGGTACTTGCTCAGAAAATAAGGATGTCTCAGTTTCCCACAAACCTGAGTCTGAACTCCAACCTGACAAACAAGAACCAGTAGAGGGAGCTGTTGAACAGCGCAGTAATCAAAGTAGCTCTCCGAATGAGGCTGGATCCTCGCAGGGCTGCTTGACACAAGTCATTGAACTGACTCAACATGACTTTCCTTCAAATGTCACTGGATCCTCTTTGGGCTATGAGACACAAGTACCTGACAATTCTACTAAA TTCTCCTCACAATCCCAGGAAGCATCTACATCTTGTATAGGAGGCACCCAAAGGCTCTCAATATCACCAGACA tgttgcCGGTGCAGGTGCCTTCAGATCCAGATGAACCgtttttcatcctctctctgaCTGAGATCCCAGTGTGCTCATCAGGGGAGGTGGCGGACAGTGCCTGTGCGCCCCTCCCTTATCTTCCCGCAGCAGATGCATCAATACAGCAGCACAG CAGTGATCCTGGAGAATGTTTGGCAGCAGTGGGAGATGGGCCTCTGGTTAATGTcactgtgcctgtgtctgtggaggagagtAAAAACGTAAAAGACACTGAGCCGGACCCAGCCACACTTAAA TGTTCGATTATGAGTCCAGTGGATCCACATG AGAGTACCACAGTCCGGCCACCCAAATCACCAGAGACTGTAGAAAATGAGGTTGAGGTTCTCCCTTCAAAGCAGAGACTAATGGGCTCTGGAAGAAGAG CCAAGTTGCAGGTTAAGCCCAAAACTACAATGAAGAAACAAGCCAGCAAGACCCTCGCTGCCGAGGAGTCCGTCTCCATCCAAATAGACACCACTGAGGACTCAGAGCTTCCTGGGCCGTCTGTGCAGCCAAAAGCCTTAGATGAGGTTGTCACTGAGCTACAGAAAGGAAGTGGTGGTGATGTAGACATTGAAAAGGACCCTGAGGATAGCATCTcaggagcacaaacacagagtagGAGGGCTAGTCGTCGGAACAG AAACCCCAAAGGTTCCCTTTCTGTCCTTTCTGGGACAAACAACACAGCCCAAGTAAGCGATTCGCCAGCTGGCAAAGCATCATCCAAGCGCCCTAAGTTCAAAACTCCACATGCAGCAGGGAAACGATCTACACCAGCACCTGTTGCCTCAGCATCACACGATGCTGCTCCCACTCCCGGTCCAACACAGCCACCAGAGGAAACCCTCTCAACATTCTCTaccacatcacaaacacaaacagaggtgGACGTGGAACAGACTGCTGAGCGCAGCCGACTACGCTCAGATCCAAATCCCAAGACTTCTGCATATGCAGCTGAG GTTTCAGCTTTCCAGCAAAACGATGGTGTGGAGAGCAGCTCAATAGAGGACGAGCCCACCAGTGTGTGTCAGTACTTCttaagtgacatttttacagaGGTGGAAGAGGGATAA
- the c9 gene encoding complement component C9, translating into MRIEVTLQLGLCGLCLTLALLGEGMVVELPDPAAVDCAWSRWSEWSSCDPCTKIRRRSRSVEVFGQFGGEACQGSIGDRELCATDAECVAPPPPECSDSEFQCESGSCIKKRLLCNGDYDCEDGSDEDCDPLRKPCGSSVLESNEQGRTAGYGTNTLGSDPRMNPFNNDYFNGKCDRVRNPYTGHYDRRPWNVGVLNYETLVEETVSREIYDDTHSLLRDILKEMSLTIDAGLSFKFKSSEPPMSNSSVNLNFEHHFEKKEMIKEVSEYTAIQNKSFMRVKGRVQLSTYRLRSFGLQVADEFLEHVKSLPLQYEKGIYFAFLEDYGTHYTKNGKSGGEYELIYVLNQDTIKARNLTERKIQECIKLGITADFGGKSLTDGKGHYSHDGCNNVSTKNEGNIHGKAVVDKVMTSVKGGTLQSAVTMRAKLNKEGVMDIATYQEWARTITDAPALINSEAEPIYMIIPLEMPGANSKISNLKQATADYVAEYNVCKCRPCHNGGTLVLLDGKCMCLCPHLFEGMACQKYKGDRANNPGKRPVVNQEGNWSCWSSWSSCSGQKRTRTRHCNTIGLLGAACTGDTSSEEHC; encoded by the exons ATGAGGATCGAGGTCACTCTCCAGCTGGGTCTCTGTGGCCTGTGTCTAACTCTGGCTCTTCTTGGAGAAGGAAT gGTAGTGGAACTTCCTGATCCAGCAGCAGTAGACTGTGCTTGGAGCCGCTGGTCAGAGTGGAGTTCATGTGATCCCTGCACAAAAATACGA AGGCGTTCTCGAAGTGTAGAAGTGTTTGGCCAGTTTGGCGGTGAGGCTTGCCAGGGATCAATAGGGGACAGAGAGCTCTGTGCAACAGATGCTGAATGTGTGGCACCGCCTCCGCCTGAGTGCTCTGACTCAGAGTTCCAGTGTGAATCAG GTTCTTGCATCAAGAAGAGACTCCTGTGCAACGGGGACTATGACTGCGAGGATGGGTCAGATGAGGACTGCGATCCTTTGCGTAAACCCTGTGGTTCGTCAGTCCTGGAGAGTAATGAGCAAGGCAGGACAGCAGGATATGG AACCAACACCTTGGGTTCAGATCCTCGGATGAACCCCTTCAATAATGATTATTTCAATGGGAAATGCGACCGAGTGAGGAACCCATACACTGGACACTACGACAGGCGTCCCTGGAATGTTGGAGTGCTGAACTATGAG ACTCTAGTGGAAGAAACCGTCTCTAGAGAAATCTATGAcgacacacacagcctcctgAGGGATATACTGAAAGAGATGAGCCTTACAATTGATGCTGGACTTTCCTTTAAGTTCAAGAGTAGCGAGCCACCCATGTCCAATTCTTCTGTAAACTTGAATTTTGAGCATCATTTCgagaagaaagaaatgattaaGGAGGTCTCAGAGTACACTGCTATTCAG AACAAGAGCTTCATGCGGGTGAAGGGCAGAGTACAGCTGAGCACCTACAGGCTGCGTTCCTTTGGGCTCCAAGTAGCCGATGAATTCCTGGAGCATGTCAAATCTTTGCCTCTGCAGTATGAGAAGGGTATTTATTTTGCCTTCCTGGAGGACTATGGCACCCACTACACCAAAAATGGGAAGTCTGGCGGCGAATATGAGTTGATCTATGTTCTCAACCAGGACACCATCAAGGCGAGAA atctgacagagagaaagattcAAGAATGCATCAAATTAGGCATCACAGCAGACTTTGGTGGCAAGAGTTTGACTGATGGAAAAGGACACTACAGTCATGACGGCTGTAATAATGTATCAACGAAAAATGAAG GTAATATTCATGGGAAAGCAGTGGTGGACAAGGTGATGACGTCAGTAAAAGGAGGGACTCTACAAAGTGCTGTTACCATGAGGGCTAAACTGAATAAGGAAGGGGTGATGGACATCGCTACGTATCAGGAATGGGCCCGGACCATCACTGATGCCCCGGCACTGATTAACAGTGAG GCAGAGCCCATCTATATGATAATTCCATTGGAAATGCCAGGTGCAAACTCCAAGATATCCAACCTGAAGCAGGCCACAGCAGACTATGTAGCAGAGTATAATGTGTGCAAGTGTAGGCCTTGTCACAACGGAGGCACTCTGGTTCTTCTGGATGGAAAGTGTATGTGCCTGTGCCCTCATCTGTTTGAAGGCATGGCCTGCCAGAAATATAAGGGCGACAGAGCTAACAATCCAG GTAAAAGACCAGTTGTTAATCAGGAGGGTAACTGGTCATGCTGGTCCAGCTGGTCCAGCTGTAGCGGACAGAAACGCACCAGGACACGCCACTGTAACACAATCGGGCTCCTTGGGGCTGCGTGCACAGGAGACACCAGCAGTGAAGAACACTGCTAA